One window from the genome of Salvia splendens isolate huo1 chromosome 9, SspV2, whole genome shotgun sequence encodes:
- the LOC121746913 gene encoding 54S ribosomal protein L37, mitochondrial-like has protein sequence MAMVLVRSLKSITASNEVFKVVGCRAFAAGGAKAKKGKGGAAGDAPKASLISKEVKSTTVYGANMLKDGQDPKILPDSEYPDWLWHLLDKRPALSELRRKDTESLPFDDLKRFVKLDNRARIKENNMLKAKN, from the coding sequence ATGGCAATGGTGCTTGTGAGGTCATTGAAAAGTATCACGGCCTCAAACGAGGTATTTAAAGTGGTGGGCTGCAGAGCATTTGCTGCTGGAGGTGCTAAGGCTAAGAAAGGGAAAGGTGGTGCTGCTGGAGATGCCCCCAAAGCTTCATTGATAAGCAAAGAAGTGAAATCCACCACAGTTTATGGTGCCAATATGCTAAAAGACGGGCAGGACCCTAAAATCTTGCCTGATTCTGAGTACCCGGATTGGTTGTGGCACCTGCTCGACAAACGCCCTGCCCTAAGTGAGCTCAGGAGGAAGGACACAGAAAGTCTTCCATTTGACGATCTGAAGCGCTTTGTCAAGCTGGATAACCGAGCCAGAATTAAGGAGAATAACATGTTGAAGGCCAAAAATTAA
- the LOC121748961 gene encoding lysine histidine transporter 1-like isoform X3 gives MIGFQSLLQEQQNGGFQLSTTSPPSSAPASSASLTPCPNSDGEASYQYMVTSFCRGPGVSFLVLSWLVTLYSLWQMVEMHELVPGKRFDRYHELGQHAFGHKLGLWIVVPVQLVVLAGLNIVYLTTGGISLQKFHNLVCEKCNKMRLTYFILIFSSVHFVLSQLPTFNSISGVSLAAAVMSISYSTVAWAASIEKGVRTGVEYGYKSRTTAGTVFNFFNALGSMAFAYGGHNVVMEIQATMPSTPHRPSKKPMWKGVIVAYVIVAFCYFPVAIVGYWAFGNDVNENILITLDQPKWLIAMANMFVVVHLVGSYQGSIYVQLYAMPVFDMIEAVLTKKLKLKPTWYLRFISRNTYVAFTTFIAITFPFFNALLGFFGGFGFAPTTYFLPSIVWLMVHKPRVLSFSFWACWFCIIFGVLLMIVGPIGGLRQIILQAKHYKFYGESDPILPTR, from the exons ATGATTGGCTTCCAATCACTTCTTCAAGAACAGCAAAATGGTGGTTTTCAGCTTTCCACAACGTCACCGCCATCGTCGGCGCCGGCGTCCTCAGCCTCCCTTACGCCATGTCCCAACTCGGATG GGGAAGCGTCTTACCAATATATGGTGACGTCATTTTGCAGGGGGCCAGGTGTGTCGTTCCTGGTCCTCTCTTGGCTCGTGACGCTATACTCGTTGTGGCAGATGGTGGAGATGCACGAGCTCGTGCCCGGGAAGCGATTCGACCGCTACCACGAGCTCGGACAGCACGCTTTTGGCCACAAGCTCGGTCTCTGGATCGTCGTCCCCGTGCAGCTCGTCGTTCTCGCAGGATTGAACATAGTTTACCTCACCACAGGCGGCATATCGCTCCAAAAATTTCATAATCTAGTCTGTGAAAAATGCAATAAAATGAGGCTAacttatttcatcctcattttctCGTCCGTCCACTTCGTCCTCTCCCAGCTCCCCACCTTCAACTCCATCTCCGGTGTCTCCCTCGCCGCTGCCGTCATGTCAATAAG TTATTCTACGGTGGCTTGGGCGGCTTCGATTGAGAAAGGTGTTCGAACGGGAGTGGAATACGGTTATAAGTCAAGAACGACAGCTGGAACCGTGTTCAACTTCTTCAACGCGCTCGGGAGCATGGCGTTCGCTTATGGCGGCCACAACGTGGTGATGGAGATTCAAGCGACTATGCCTTCCACTCCACACAGGCCTTCCAAGAAGCCTATGTGGAAGGGAGTGATCGTTGCTTACGTCATCGTCGCTTTCTGCTACTTTCCGGTTGCTATAGTTGGATACTGGGCTTTTGGTAATGACGTAAACGAAAACATTCTCATAACTTTGGACCAACCTAAATGGCTCATCGCCATGGCTAACATGTTTGTTGTGGTTCATCTAGTTGGCAGCTATCAG GGGAGTATATATGTGCAGTTGTATGCAATGCCAGTTTTTGACATGATAGAAGCTGTGCTCACAAAGAAGCTCAAGTTGAAGCCAACTTGGTATCTGCGCTTTATTTCTAGGAATACTTATGTTG cTTTCACAACGTTTATTGCCATCACATTCCCTTTCTTCAATGCACTTCTTGGATTTTTTGGAGGATTTGGGTTTGCTCCTACCACATATTTT CTTCCTAGTATTGTATGGCTTATGGTTCACAAGCCGAGGGTGTTGAGTTTTTCTTTTTGGGCATGCTGG TTTTGCATAATATTTGGAGTTCTGTTGATGATTGTTGGACCAATTGGAGGGCTCAGGCAGATTATACTTCAAGCTAAACATTATAAATTCTACGGCGAATCAGATCCGATTCTTCCGACTAGATAG
- the LOC121748076 gene encoding prohibitin-3, mitochondrial-like gives MANAQKAANVLTNIARAAFAVGIGGAAVNSCLYTVDGGQRAVIFDRFQGVKSDTVGEGTHFLVPWLQKPFIFDIRTRPHTFSSISGTKDLQMVNLTLRVLSRPEVNKLSDIFQTLGLEYDEKVLPSIGNEVLKAVVAQFNADQLLTERPHVSALVRESLIRRAKDFNIVLDDVAITHLSYGAEFSKAVEQKQVAQQEAERSKFVVMKAEQERRAAIIRAEGESESAKLISDATQAAGMGLIELRKIEAAKENAASMARNGNVVYLPSSNNMLLGVNPAR, from the exons ATGGCTAACGCGCAGAAAGCCGCGAATGTGCTAACGAACATAGCGCGCGCCGCCTTCGCCGTCGGAATCGGCGGTGCCGCGGTCAATTCCTGTCTCTACACCGTCGACGGTGGCCAACGCGCCGTTATCTTTGACCGTTTCCAAGGAGTCAAATCTGATACCGTCGGCGAAGGAACTCACTTCTTGGTCCCTTGGCTTCAGAAACCCTTCATCTTCGACATCCGCACTCGCCCCCACACCTTCTCCTCTATTTCcg GCACAAAGGATTTGCAGATGGTTAATCTGACACTGCGTGTGCTGTCTCGCCCCGAGGTGAATAAACTTTCCGATATTTTCCAAACCCTAGGGCTTGAGTATGATGAAAAAGTCCTGCCATCTATTGGTAATGAGGTTCTGAAGGCTGTTGTTGCTCAATTCAATGCTGATCAATTGCTCACTGAGCGGCCCCATGTTTCTGCTCTTGTGAGAGAGAGTTTGATCAGAAGGGCCAAGGATTTCAACATTGTTTTGGATGATGTTGCCATTACACACTTATCGTATGGTGCGGAATTTTCAAAGGCTGTTGAACAGAAGCAAGTGGCCCAACAAGAGGCGGAGAGGTCTAAGTTTGTGGTCATGAAGGCAGAGCAGGAGAGGAGAGCTGCTATCATTAGGGCTGAGGGTGAAAGTGAGTCTGCTAAGCTGATTTCTGATGCAACTCAAGCTGCAGGGATGGGATTGATCGAGCTGAGGAAGATTGAGGCAGCCAAGGAAAATGCAGCATCCATGGCCAGGAATGGGAATGTGGTTTATCTCCCTAGCAGCAACAACATGCTCCTTGGGGTTAATCCTGCACGTTAG
- the LOC121747460 gene encoding uncharacterized protein LOC121747460, protein MAALIYQIFSSAALLTQGLYHLISTTRNHLKFPADYVAKPYHPLPFNSPAASPHHHRWRHLQLYLTILCLLIAIIHQLLVSSDAVPHVKGRTAVHLFTSLQSAALLFAFLLLAVALLLSDATSLLPLPLDLFFAVASTLFFLQYSLLSSSAAVQTSDLQAKCDSTSARISALSSVLCLALACQPKLFVADAALGLSFCLQGLWALQTGLSLYVDAFIPEGCHKLLDVVSGVEGSTKCDLDDSKLRAAAILDLMFVLQVVLVLVVFLVVYSVVAKTLGVRARFGSYEALSNTSVDANHIQLKAMSGTQA, encoded by the coding sequence ATGGCAGCCCTAATCTACCAGATCTTCTCATCGGCGGCGCTGCTGACGCAGGGGCTCTACCACCTCATCTCCACCACCCGAAACCACCTCAAATTCCCCGCCGATTACGTCGCCAAACCCTACCATCCTCTCCCCTTCAATTCCCCCGCCGCTTCCCCCCACCACCACCGGTGGCGGCATCTGCAGCTCTACCTCACCATCCTCTGCCTCCTCATCGCAATCATCCATCAGCTCCTCGTCTCCTCCGACGCCGTTCCCCACGTCAAAGGCCGCACCGCCGTCCACCTCTTCACCTCCCTCCAATCCGCTGCCTTGCTCTTCGCCTTCCTCCTCCTCGCCGTCGCCCTCCTCCTCTCCGACGCCACGTCTCTCCTCCCTCTCCCACTGGATCTCTTCTTCGCCGTCGCCTCCACGCTCTTCTTCCTCCAATACTCCCTCCTGTCGTCCTCCGCCGCCGTGCAGACCTCCGATCTCCAGGCCAAATGCGACTCCACCTCCGCTCGCATCTCCGCGCTCTCCTCCGTCTTGTGCCTGGCCCTCGCCTGCCAGCCGAAGCTGTTCGTGGCCGATGCCGCCCTGGGCCTTTCCTTCTGCTTGCAGGGGCTATGGGCACTGCAGACAGGGCTCTCGCTCTACGTCGACGCCTTCATCCCGGAGGGCTGCCACAAGCTGCTGGATGTGGTGAGCGGCGTCGAGGGATCGACCAAGTGCGATTTGGATGACTCCAAGCTGAGAGCGGCCGCCATTCTCGACCTCATGTTTGTTCTTCAAGTCGTTTTGGTGCTTGTTGTCTTCCTGGTAGTCTACAGTGTTGTTGCAAAGACACTGGGCGTCCGTGCCAGATTTGGATCGTATGAAGCATTGTCAAATACCTCTGTGGATGCGAATCACATCCAATTGAAAGCTATGAGCGGCACCCAGGCGTAG
- the LOC121748075 gene encoding glucose-6-phosphate 1-dehydrogenase, cytoplasmic isoform: MASPLGEWHCEKRPFAKSESFANNNENVPETGFLSIIVLGASGDLAKKKTFPALFNLYCQGFLQLNDVHIFGYARTKISDDDLRDRIRGYLPHGNDGTKDVENFLLLIKYVSGSYDAPEGFQALDKAISEHEFSKQSTEGSSRRLFYLALPPSVYPPVCRMIKSYCMNKSDLGGWTRVVVEKPFGKDLESAEELSSQIGELFEEPQIYRIDHYLGKELVQNLLVLRFANRLFLPLWNRDNIANVQIVFREDFGTEGRGGYFDQYGIIRDIIQNHLLQVLCLVAMEKPVSLKPEHIRDEKVKVLQSVLPIKDEEVVLGQYEGYKDDPTVPDDSNTPTFATAILHIHNERWEGVPFILKAGKALNSRKAEIRVQFKDVPGDIFRCQKQGRNEFVIRLQPSEAIYMKLTVKQPGLEMSTAQSELDLSYTQRYQGVVIPEAYERLILDTIKGDQQHFVRRDELKAAWEIFTPLLHRIDKGEFKSLPYKPGSRGPAEADQLLEKVGYVQTHGYIWIPPTL; encoded by the exons ATGGCCTCTCCTTTAGGTGAATGGCACTGTGAAAAGAGGCCTTTCGCTAAGAGTGAATCTTTTGCGAATAATAATGAGAATGTGCCTGAAACTGGTTTCCTCTCCATCATTGTTCTCGGTGCTTCTGGCGATCTTGCTAAGAAGAAGACGTTTCCTGCACTCTTTAACCTTTACTGCCAG GGATTTTTGCAATTAAATGATGTTCACATATTCGGTTATGCAAGGACCAAGATCTCTGACGATGATTTGAGAGATCGTATCAGGGG GTATCTTCCCCATGGTAATGATGGCACAAAAGATGTTGAAAACTTTCTATTGTTG ATTAAATATGTGAGTGGTTCCTATGATGCTCCGGAAGGGTTCCAAGCACTAGACAAGGCAATATCTGAGCATGAGTTCTCAAAACAAAGTACAGAAGGATCATCCCGTAGGCTTTTCTACCTTGCACTTCCACCGTCTGTTTATCCGCCAGTCTGCAGAATGATCAAGAGTTACTGCATGAATAAAT CTGATCTTGGTGGATGGACTCGTGTTGTTGTTGAGAAGCCTTTTGGAAAGGATTTGGAATCAGCTGAGGAACTAAGCTCACAAATAGGTGAATTGTTTGAAGAACCACAGATTTATCGTATAGATCATTATCTGGGGAAGGAATTGGTGCAGAATCTG TTGGTGCTTCGTTTTGCAAATCGCTTATTTTTACCCCTCTGGAATCGTGACAACATTGCTAACGTACAG ATTGTGTTCAGAGAAGATTTTGGAACTGAGGGACGTGGTGGATATTTCGACCAATATGG AATTATCCGCGATATTATCCAGAATCACCTATTGCAG GTTCTTTGCCTTGTTGCAATGGAGAAACCTGTTTCCTTGAAACCTGAGCATATTCGGGACGAGAAAGTGAAG GTTCTTCAATCAGTTCTTCCAATCAAAGACGAAGAGGTGGTGCTCGGACAATATGAAGGCTACAAGGATGATCCAACAGTTCCAGACGACTCAAATACTCCTACTTTTGCAACAGCGATTCTACATATACATAATGAAAGATGGGAAG GTGTGCCCTTTATACTCAAGGCAGGAAAGGCTTTAAATTCAAGAAAAGCAGAAATAAGGGTTCAATTCAAGGATGTTCCTGGTGATATCTTTAGAT GTCAAAAGCAAGGAAGAAATGAATTTGTCATCCGTCTGCAACCTTCAGAGGCAATATACATGAAACTAACG GTGAAGCAGCCTGGGCTGGAAATGTCAACTGCTCAGAGTGAACTCGACTTGTCATATACGCAACGCTACCAAGGGGTTGTCATACCTGAAGCCTATGAGCGTCTAATTCTTGACAC CATAAAAGGTGATCAACAGCATTTTGTCCGCAGAGATGAGTTGAAG GCTGCTTGGGAGATTTTCACACCCCTTCTACACCGGATTGATAAAGGGGAGTTCAAATCCCTTCCGTACAAGCCTGGAAGCCGAGGCCCTGCAGAAGCAGATCAACTGTTGGAAAAGGTGGGTTACGTTCAAACACACGGCTACATATGGATCCCTCCTACCTTGTAA
- the LOC121748961 gene encoding lysine histidine transporter 1-like isoform X2 has translation MESEVPIYGKNNYYNSAEERLAEERAIDDWLPITSSRTAKWWFSAFHNVTAIVGAGVLSLPYAMSQLGWGPGVSFLVLSWLVTLYSLWQMVEMHELVPGKRFDRYHELGQHAFGHKLGLWIVVPVQLVVLAGLNIVYLTTGGISLQKFHNLVCEKCNKMRLTYFILIFSSVHFVLSQLPTFNSISGVSLAAAVMSISYSTVAWAASIEKGVRTGVEYGYKSRTTAGTVFNFFNALGSMAFAYGGHNVVMEIQATMPSTPHRPSKKPMWKGVIVAYVIVAFCYFPVAIVGYWAFGNDVNENILITLDQPKWLIAMANMFVVVHLVGSYQLYAMPVFDMIEAVLTKKLKLKPTWYLRFISRNTYVAFTTFIAITFPFFNALLGFFGGFGFAPTTYFLPSIVWLMVHKPRVLSFSFWACWFCIIFGVLLMIVGPIGGLRQIILQAKHYKFYGESDPILPTR, from the exons ATGGAAAGTGAAGTTCCAATCTATGGCAAGAACAATTACTACAATAGT GCGGAAGAGCGGTTGGCTGAAGAGAGGGCCATAGATGATTGGCTTCCAATCACTTCTTCAAGAACAGCAAAATGGTGGTTTTCAGCTTTCCACAACGTCACCGCCATCGTCGGCGCCGGCGTCCTCAGCCTCCCTTACGCCATGTCCCAACTCGGATG GGGGCCAGGTGTGTCGTTCCTGGTCCTCTCTTGGCTCGTGACGCTATACTCGTTGTGGCAGATGGTGGAGATGCACGAGCTCGTGCCCGGGAAGCGATTCGACCGCTACCACGAGCTCGGACAGCACGCTTTTGGCCACAAGCTCGGTCTCTGGATCGTCGTCCCCGTGCAGCTCGTCGTTCTCGCAGGATTGAACATAGTTTACCTCACCACAGGCGGCATATCGCTCCAAAAATTTCATAATCTAGTCTGTGAAAAATGCAATAAAATGAGGCTAacttatttcatcctcattttctCGTCCGTCCACTTCGTCCTCTCCCAGCTCCCCACCTTCAACTCCATCTCCGGTGTCTCCCTCGCCGCTGCCGTCATGTCAATAAG TTATTCTACGGTGGCTTGGGCGGCTTCGATTGAGAAAGGTGTTCGAACGGGAGTGGAATACGGTTATAAGTCAAGAACGACAGCTGGAACCGTGTTCAACTTCTTCAACGCGCTCGGGAGCATGGCGTTCGCTTATGGCGGCCACAACGTGGTGATGGAGATTCAAGCGACTATGCCTTCCACTCCACACAGGCCTTCCAAGAAGCCTATGTGGAAGGGAGTGATCGTTGCTTACGTCATCGTCGCTTTCTGCTACTTTCCGGTTGCTATAGTTGGATACTGGGCTTTTGGTAATGACGTAAACGAAAACATTCTCATAACTTTGGACCAACCTAAATGGCTCATCGCCATGGCTAACATGTTTGTTGTGGTTCATCTAGTTGGCAGCTATCAG TTGTATGCAATGCCAGTTTTTGACATGATAGAAGCTGTGCTCACAAAGAAGCTCAAGTTGAAGCCAACTTGGTATCTGCGCTTTATTTCTAGGAATACTTATGTTG cTTTCACAACGTTTATTGCCATCACATTCCCTTTCTTCAATGCACTTCTTGGATTTTTTGGAGGATTTGGGTTTGCTCCTACCACATATTTT CTTCCTAGTATTGTATGGCTTATGGTTCACAAGCCGAGGGTGTTGAGTTTTTCTTTTTGGGCATGCTGG TTTTGCATAATATTTGGAGTTCTGTTGATGATTGTTGGACCAATTGGAGGGCTCAGGCAGATTATACTTCAAGCTAAACATTATAAATTCTACGGCGAATCAGATCCGATTCTTCCGACTAGATAG
- the LOC121748961 gene encoding lysine histidine transporter 1-like isoform X1: protein MESEVPIYGKNNYYNSAEERLAEERAIDDWLPITSSRTAKWWFSAFHNVTAIVGAGVLSLPYAMSQLGWGPGVSFLVLSWLVTLYSLWQMVEMHELVPGKRFDRYHELGQHAFGHKLGLWIVVPVQLVVLAGLNIVYLTTGGISLQKFHNLVCEKCNKMRLTYFILIFSSVHFVLSQLPTFNSISGVSLAAAVMSISYSTVAWAASIEKGVRTGVEYGYKSRTTAGTVFNFFNALGSMAFAYGGHNVVMEIQATMPSTPHRPSKKPMWKGVIVAYVIVAFCYFPVAIVGYWAFGNDVNENILITLDQPKWLIAMANMFVVVHLVGSYQGSIYVQLYAMPVFDMIEAVLTKKLKLKPTWYLRFISRNTYVAFTTFIAITFPFFNALLGFFGGFGFAPTTYFLPSIVWLMVHKPRVLSFSFWACWFCIIFGVLLMIVGPIGGLRQIILQAKHYKFYGESDPILPTR, encoded by the exons ATGGAAAGTGAAGTTCCAATCTATGGCAAGAACAATTACTACAATAGT GCGGAAGAGCGGTTGGCTGAAGAGAGGGCCATAGATGATTGGCTTCCAATCACTTCTTCAAGAACAGCAAAATGGTGGTTTTCAGCTTTCCACAACGTCACCGCCATCGTCGGCGCCGGCGTCCTCAGCCTCCCTTACGCCATGTCCCAACTCGGATG GGGGCCAGGTGTGTCGTTCCTGGTCCTCTCTTGGCTCGTGACGCTATACTCGTTGTGGCAGATGGTGGAGATGCACGAGCTCGTGCCCGGGAAGCGATTCGACCGCTACCACGAGCTCGGACAGCACGCTTTTGGCCACAAGCTCGGTCTCTGGATCGTCGTCCCCGTGCAGCTCGTCGTTCTCGCAGGATTGAACATAGTTTACCTCACCACAGGCGGCATATCGCTCCAAAAATTTCATAATCTAGTCTGTGAAAAATGCAATAAAATGAGGCTAacttatttcatcctcattttctCGTCCGTCCACTTCGTCCTCTCCCAGCTCCCCACCTTCAACTCCATCTCCGGTGTCTCCCTCGCCGCTGCCGTCATGTCAATAAG TTATTCTACGGTGGCTTGGGCGGCTTCGATTGAGAAAGGTGTTCGAACGGGAGTGGAATACGGTTATAAGTCAAGAACGACAGCTGGAACCGTGTTCAACTTCTTCAACGCGCTCGGGAGCATGGCGTTCGCTTATGGCGGCCACAACGTGGTGATGGAGATTCAAGCGACTATGCCTTCCACTCCACACAGGCCTTCCAAGAAGCCTATGTGGAAGGGAGTGATCGTTGCTTACGTCATCGTCGCTTTCTGCTACTTTCCGGTTGCTATAGTTGGATACTGGGCTTTTGGTAATGACGTAAACGAAAACATTCTCATAACTTTGGACCAACCTAAATGGCTCATCGCCATGGCTAACATGTTTGTTGTGGTTCATCTAGTTGGCAGCTATCAG GGGAGTATATATGTGCAGTTGTATGCAATGCCAGTTTTTGACATGATAGAAGCTGTGCTCACAAAGAAGCTCAAGTTGAAGCCAACTTGGTATCTGCGCTTTATTTCTAGGAATACTTATGTTG cTTTCACAACGTTTATTGCCATCACATTCCCTTTCTTCAATGCACTTCTTGGATTTTTTGGAGGATTTGGGTTTGCTCCTACCACATATTTT CTTCCTAGTATTGTATGGCTTATGGTTCACAAGCCGAGGGTGTTGAGTTTTTCTTTTTGGGCATGCTGG TTTTGCATAATATTTGGAGTTCTGTTGATGATTGTTGGACCAATTGGAGGGCTCAGGCAGATTATACTTCAAGCTAAACATTATAAATTCTACGGCGAATCAGATCCGATTCTTCCGACTAGATAG